Part of the Grimontia kaedaensis genome is shown below.
TCACCGCCGAAGGGGAGAAATTGATCTTAGGCGGAGCAGCTTATGATTTGCCGGGGTTTGACCTTCTGGCATTGATGACTGGCTCAGAAGGCATGCTGGGCATCGTCACTGAAATCGCTGTTCGCTTGCTTCCCATTCCAGAAGTGGCGCGAGTGATTCTTGCCGGATTTGATTCCGTAGAGAACGCAGCAAATGCAGTGAACGATATCATCGCCAACGGCATCATTCCCGCTGGCCTCGAAATGATGGATGCCTATGCCATTTCTGCCGCGGAGGACTTTGCCAAAGCGGGTTATCCGAAAGAAGCTGATGCCCTGCTGCTTTGTGAGCTTGATGGCAGTGAACAAGATGTGAATCATCAGCTTTTACAAACTCAGCAAATATTGCAGCAGGCAGGTGCGACCACGCTGAAAATCTCGGAGACCGAAGACGAGCGGGCGAGAATGTGGAAAGGGCGCAAATCTGCTTTTCCCGCTGTCGGGCGAATATCACCAGATTATTACTGTATGGATGGCACCATTCCGCGCAGTGAACTTGCCAGTGTGCTCAATCAAATCCACCAGCTTTCAAGATTCTACGGCCTGCGTGTTGCTAACGTTTTTCATGCTGGAGACGGTAATCTTCACCCTCTTATTTTGTTTGATGCAAACGTACAAGGTGAGCTGGAAAAGACCGAAGAGTTCGGTGCGGAAATTCTCAAAATCTGCGTCGAGGCAGGAGGCTGCATTACTGGTGAGCACGGCGTAGGCGTCGAAAAGATCAACCAGATGCACCATCAATTCAATGATGCTGAACTGGCGCAGTTCCATCGCGTGAAGGCA
Proteins encoded:
- a CDS encoding FAD-linked oxidase C-terminal domain-containing protein, with the translated sequence MKREILKALEDIVGNEHVIADEESMRPYECDGLSVYTEMPACVVLPASTEEVMAVMSLCNEHKINIVARGAGTGLSAGALPINDGLLLSLARLNLILDIDKETALAVVQPGVRNLAITEQASREGLYYAPDPSSQIACSIGGNVAENAGGVHCLKYGLTVHNVLSAVVVTAEGEKLILGGAAYDLPGFDLLALMTGSEGMLGIVTEIAVRLLPIPEVARVILAGFDSVENAANAVNDIIANGIIPAGLEMMDAYAISAAEDFAKAGYPKEADALLLCELDGSEQDVNHQLLQTQQILQQAGATTLKISETEDERARMWKGRKSAFPAVGRISPDYYCMDGTIPRSELASVLNQIHQLSRFYGLRVANVFHAGDGNLHPLILFDANVQGELEKTEEFGAEILKICVEAGGCITGEHGVGVEKINQMHHQFNDAELAQFHRVKAAWDSEGLLNPGKGIPEPKHCQEHKTLIHSRGAKSKSVEGSNG